In the genome of Desulfuromonas acetexigens, one region contains:
- a CDS encoding sigma-54-dependent transcriptional regulator yields the protein MKTILIIDDEESIRESLMGILQDEGFRTLSAESGEQGLGVLREEDPDLILLDIWMPGIDGIETLRKIREITPDQLVIMMSGHGTIETAVKATKLGAYDFIEKPLSLEKLLLSVQNALTIGQLVEENRTLKARIAKEHEMIGNGEAIRLLKEQISIAAPTSGWVLITGENGTGKELVARSIHAHSQRANKPFVEVNCAAIPEELIESELFGHEKGSFTGATALRKGKFDLAHEGTLFLDEIGDMSLKTQAKVLRILQEKKFERVGGSRTIEVDVRVIAATNKDLEAEIVKGNFREDLYYRLNVLPFEVPPLRERKEDIPRLVDHFLQFFCGKESREIKTLTPEAMAALVNYSWPGNVRELKNIVERLVIMVPDQLISEKHLPAALIPKKNETAKSGVTPALEAGTFREAKEEFEKEYLLQKLEENDWNISRTAEVIEIERSNLHRKIKSFGIELKK from the coding sequence ATGAAAACGATACTGATCATTGATGACGAAGAGAGCATTCGCGAAAGCCTGATGGGAATTTTGCAGGATGAAGGATTCCGGACCTTGTCGGCCGAGAGCGGTGAACAGGGATTGGGCGTGCTCAGGGAGGAAGATCCGGACCTGATTCTGCTCGACATCTGGATGCCGGGGATTGACGGGATCGAAACCCTGCGAAAGATCCGCGAGATCACCCCAGATCAGCTGGTCATCATGATGAGCGGGCACGGTACTATTGAAACCGCGGTGAAAGCGACCAAGCTGGGCGCCTATGATTTCATCGAAAAACCCCTGTCCCTGGAAAAGCTGCTGCTTTCGGTACAAAATGCCCTGACCATTGGCCAGTTGGTGGAGGAAAACCGCACCTTGAAAGCACGCATCGCCAAGGAACACGAGATGATCGGCAATGGCGAGGCGATCCGACTGCTCAAGGAACAGATCAGTATCGCCGCACCGACTTCGGGATGGGTCCTGATTACCGGCGAGAACGGGACCGGCAAGGAGCTGGTGGCCAGGTCCATTCATGCCCATTCGCAACGGGCGAACAAACCCTTCGTCGAGGTCAACTGCGCGGCCATCCCCGAGGAGCTCATCGAATCGGAGCTTTTCGGCCACGAAAAGGGCTCCTTTACCGGCGCCACCGCCCTGCGCAAAGGTAAATTCGATCTGGCCCACGAAGGCACGTTATTCCTCGATGAAATCGGCGACATGAGCCTGAAAACCCAGGCGAAAGTTCTCCGCATCCTACAAGAGAAAAAGTTTGAACGGGTGGGGGGGAGCCGGACTATCGAAGTCGATGTGCGGGTCATCGCAGCGACCAACAAGGATCTGGAAGCGGAAATCGTCAAAGGAAACTTCCGGGAGGATCTCTATTACCGGCTCAATGTACTCCCCTTCGAGGTTCCGCCACTGCGGGAACGAAAGGAAGACATCCCCCGACTGGTCGATCATTTTCTGCAATTTTTCTGCGGCAAGGAAAGCCGGGAGATCAAGACTCTGACGCCGGAAGCCATGGCGGCCCTGGTGAACTATTCCTGGCCCGGAAATGTACGGGAACTGAAAAATATCGTTGAACGCCTCGTCATCATGGTCCCAGACCAGCTGATTTCCGAAAAACATCTTCCGGCGGCTCTCATCCCGAAAAAAAACGAAACAGCGAAATCCGGTGTCACTCCAGCGCTGGAGGCGGGCACCTTTCGAGAGGCCAAGGAAGAGTTCGAAAAGGAATATCTGCTGCAGAAACTCGAGGAAAACGACTGGAACATTTCCCGTACGGCCGAGGTCATCGAGATCGAGCGTTCCAACCTGCATCGCAAGATCAAGAGTTTCGGGATCGAACTAAAGAAGTGA
- a CDS encoding sensor histidine kinase, translated as MSTPHVPQSDPTENRKRRREWLLILALLVLVAIFSNFESQLLDLSSKLPLSNTILVLALINVNILLILLFLFLVFRNLFKLILDRRSNVPGARLRSKLVVAFVSLSLIPTLLLFFVSAGFITSSIESWFNTQVETSLQEALEVAEIYYETSAANALYYAEQLANTIRQEKLLNEENLPRLKELIKTKQQEYNLGVVEVFSSTYEELVRAANPQIPTAEFTDPGSENIREGLQGKRFTRITPIGKADLIRGIVPVRSNWNPEDVVAVVVVNYYVPHSLVKKMKEISSSYEQYKETKLLKNKIKKGYVAVLLLIALVIVFLATWFGFRLARGITVPIQELAQATSRVADGDLTVQIEQLGDDEIGSLVKAFNQMTDDLRKGQEEIRKANQDLQATYAEIDQRRRYMETVLKNVTAGVISVDQDGFISTINKSAENLLKIQPGQIVGRSFWDVVSVEHLPMVKEFLKDLKLSGKDSIRKQVTIPVQENRVTFLFNITTLRDENQEFLGTVVVFDDLTHIIKAQRMAAWREVARRIAHEIKNPLTPIQLSAQRLRRRYLDRFSDDDKVFDECTRMIVTQVDELKNLVNEFSNFARMPAGNPTLNNLNELISETLILYQEGHKDIRFIFEPGREIPPFSLDREQIKRVLINLFENAISAVQEIASPTITVETSYNPSLQMVTFAVIDNGCGIHPDDKPRLFEPYFSTKKTGSGLGLAIVSTIVSDHHGYIRVKDNPPQGTKFIVELPVSENSLPA; from the coding sequence ATGTCCACCCCCCACGTTCCACAATCAGACCCGACGGAAAACCGGAAACGGCGCCGCGAATGGTTGCTGATCCTCGCCCTCCTCGTCCTGGTCGCGATTTTTTCCAACTTCGAGTCGCAACTTCTCGATCTTTCGTCGAAACTTCCCCTTTCCAACACGATCCTCGTGCTGGCCTTGATCAACGTCAACATCCTGCTGATCCTGCTTTTTCTCTTTCTGGTCTTCAGAAATCTTTTCAAGCTGATTCTGGATCGACGCAGCAATGTCCCCGGGGCGCGACTCCGATCCAAGCTGGTGGTCGCCTTTGTTTCCCTCTCCCTGATTCCCACCCTGCTGCTCTTTTTCGTTTCCGCCGGGTTCATCACCAGCTCCATCGAAAGCTGGTTCAATACCCAGGTCGAAACATCCCTCCAAGAGGCTCTGGAGGTCGCAGAAATCTATTACGAGACTTCGGCGGCCAATGCCCTCTACTATGCCGAGCAACTGGCGAATACCATCCGACAGGAGAAGCTGCTCAATGAGGAGAATCTGCCGCGCCTCAAAGAGCTGATCAAAACCAAGCAGCAGGAATACAATCTCGGCGTCGTCGAGGTCTTTTCTTCCACCTATGAGGAACTGGTCCGCGCCGCCAACCCGCAGATCCCGACAGCGGAGTTCACCGATCCCGGCTCGGAGAATATCCGCGAGGGGCTACAAGGCAAACGCTTCACTCGTATTACTCCCATCGGCAAAGCCGATCTGATCCGTGGCATCGTACCGGTTCGATCCAACTGGAATCCCGAGGATGTGGTGGCGGTCGTGGTCGTCAACTACTACGTCCCCCATTCCCTGGTCAAGAAAATGAAGGAGATCTCGTCTTCATACGAACAGTACAAAGAAACCAAGCTCCTCAAAAACAAGATCAAAAAGGGTTATGTCGCGGTTCTATTGCTGATCGCCCTAGTCATCGTCTTTCTCGCTACCTGGTTCGGCTTTCGCCTGGCGAGAGGCATTACCGTCCCGATCCAGGAGCTGGCCCAAGCCACCAGCCGGGTCGCCGACGGCGATCTCACGGTGCAGATTGAACAGCTGGGGGACGACGAAATCGGCAGTCTGGTCAAGGCCTTCAACCAGATGACTGACGATCTGCGCAAAGGGCAGGAAGAAATCCGTAAAGCCAACCAGGACTTACAGGCCACCTATGCGGAAATAGATCAGCGTCGCCGTTATATGGAAACCGTCCTGAAAAATGTTACCGCCGGGGTTATCTCCGTCGACCAGGACGGCTTTATCAGCACCATCAACAAGTCGGCGGAAAATCTGCTCAAGATCCAGCCAGGGCAGATCGTCGGCCGCAGTTTCTGGGATGTGGTCAGCGTCGAACACCTGCCCATGGTCAAGGAGTTTCTCAAGGATCTGAAACTCTCCGGCAAAGATTCGATTCGCAAGCAGGTCACGATCCCCGTGCAGGAGAACCGGGTGACCTTCCTCTTCAACATTACGACCCTGCGGGATGAAAATCAGGAATTTCTCGGCACGGTCGTCGTCTTCGACGACCTCACCCACATCATCAAGGCCCAGCGCATGGCCGCCTGGCGGGAAGTCGCCCGGCGCATTGCCCATGAGATCAAAAACCCCCTGACCCCCATCCAACTCTCGGCGCAACGCCTGCGGCGCCGCTATCTCGATCGTTTCAGCGATGACGACAAGGTTTTTGACGAATGCACGCGCATGATTGTAACCCAGGTCGACGAATTGAAGAATCTGGTCAATGAATTTTCCAACTTCGCCCGGATGCCGGCCGGGAATCCGACCCTGAACAATCTCAATGAACTGATCAGCGAAACCCTGATTCTCTACCAGGAAGGACATAAAGATATCCGTTTCATCTTCGAGCCCGGCCGCGAAATCCCCCCCTTCAGTCTCGACCGGGAACAGATCAAGCGGGTCCTCATCAATCTCTTCGAAAATGCCATCAGCGCCGTGCAGGAAATAGCGTCCCCCACCATTACCGTGGAAACCAGCTACAACCCTTCCCTGCAGATGGTTACTTTCGCCGTGATCGATAACGGCTGCGGGATCCATCCCGACGACAAGCCCCGACTCTTCGAGCCTTATTTTTCCACCAAAAAAACCGGATCGGGACTCGGATTGGCGATTGTTTCTACCATTGTCTCCGACCATCACGGCTACATCCGTGTCAAAGACAACCCTCCACAAGGAACAAAATTCATTGTCGAGCTGCCCGTGAGCGAAAACAGCCTACCGGCTTGA